The Streptomyces avermitilis MA-4680 = NBRC 14893 genome contains a region encoding:
- a CDS encoding condensation domain-containing protein produces the protein MEDNAPLSFGQEALWLAEELVPGLSAYVMLAGWELTGPLDPQALQRALTALVDRHELLRSALVPVDGRPEQVIRGCAPFELRRVDLRDRDGQEQDNAIAGDLAGLLEKPFDLSSPPLLRGVLFRLAARRHTLVLVTHHIVWDGDSDVLLRRELSELYAAEVQGRRPQLPELTAQYADFAWWQREEASPALEASVEHWAQRLRDVRAPELPTDRPRPALRRFTAAFCQIPIPAAAVRGVTKLARTASVSPFVVHLAVFDVLLARWADEPRAVVGTPLAGRGEPELENLLGYFVNSVVLVADCDPGLTLSELLVAVRTDLSSAFEHGDAPFHHVVDRINPARDSSRHPLYQVAFQYVPESEPLRLIGVDVTEVSERLLHRSEVTTEFDLLAEVREEADGQHILNLRYATDLFDATTMDGVARAYVEILDAAVATPDSTLARLAEAAMSLPAAGTKPSRRPENVPHRVPSSDATPSVAPRTELHGRIAAVWAEVLGLPEVDCSANFFAMGGSSLLGAQLVRRLSAELGLNLELIDLFDSESVDGLVEFLGTAR, from the coding sequence ATGGAAGACAACGCACCGCTGTCGTTCGGTCAGGAAGCGCTCTGGCTCGCCGAGGAACTCGTTCCCGGCCTGTCGGCGTACGTGATGCTCGCCGGCTGGGAGCTGACCGGCCCGCTCGACCCACAAGCCCTGCAGCGGGCGTTGACCGCGCTCGTCGACCGGCACGAGTTGCTGCGATCCGCACTGGTCCCGGTGGACGGACGACCCGAGCAGGTGATCCGTGGCTGCGCGCCCTTCGAGCTGCGGCGCGTCGATCTGCGCGACCGGGACGGACAGGAGCAGGACAACGCCATCGCCGGCGACCTGGCAGGACTGTTGGAGAAGCCGTTCGACCTGTCGTCCCCGCCCTTGCTGCGCGGCGTGCTGTTCCGGCTCGCAGCAAGGCGGCACACCTTGGTGCTGGTGACGCACCACATCGTCTGGGACGGCGACTCGGACGTCCTGCTGCGGCGAGAACTGTCCGAACTGTACGCCGCGGAGGTCCAGGGAAGGCGGCCCCAACTGCCCGAACTCACCGCGCAGTACGCGGACTTCGCCTGGTGGCAGCGCGAGGAGGCGTCCCCCGCCCTGGAGGCCTCCGTCGAGCACTGGGCGCAACGGCTGCGGGATGTGCGCGCGCCGGAACTGCCCACCGACCGGCCAAGGCCCGCTCTGCGCCGCTTCACGGCGGCCTTCTGCCAGATCCCGATCCCCGCTGCCGCGGTCCGTGGTGTGACGAAGTTGGCCCGCACCGCCTCGGTCTCCCCGTTCGTGGTCCACCTGGCCGTCTTCGACGTCCTGTTGGCACGGTGGGCGGACGAGCCTCGGGCTGTGGTCGGCACGCCGCTGGCGGGGCGGGGCGAGCCGGAGCTCGAGAACCTGCTGGGCTACTTCGTCAATTCCGTGGTCCTGGTCGCGGACTGCGACCCGGGGTTGACCCTGTCCGAACTGCTCGTCGCGGTCCGCACGGACCTTTCGAGCGCGTTCGAGCACGGGGACGCTCCCTTCCACCACGTCGTCGACCGGATCAACCCGGCGCGCGACAGCAGTCGCCACCCGCTGTATCAAGTCGCCTTCCAGTACGTGCCCGAAAGCGAGCCTCTGCGTCTGATCGGCGTGGACGTGACGGAGGTGAGCGAGCGGTTGCTGCACCGCAGCGAGGTCACCACCGAGTTCGACCTCCTGGCCGAGGTGCGGGAGGAGGCGGACGGGCAACACATCCTGAACCTGCGCTATGCCACGGACCTGTTCGACGCCACTACCATGGACGGCGTCGCCCGGGCTTATGTCGAGATACTGGACGCCGCCGTCGCGACTCCCGACTCGACTCTCGCCCGGCTCGCCGAGGCGGCGATGTCGCTGCCCGCCGCGGGGACGAAGCCATCGAGGCGCCCGGAGAACGTGCCGCACCGCGTGCCGTCGAGCGATGCCACGCCTTCGGTCGCGCCGCGCACGGAACTGCACGGCCGCATCGCGGCCGTGTGGGCGGAGGTCCTGGGTCTGCCGGAGGTCGACTGCTCGGCCAACTTCTTCGCCATGGGCGGCAGTTCACTCCTGGGTGCGCAGCTCGTACGCCGGCTCAGCGCGGAACTGGGTCTGAACCTCGAGCTGATCGATCTTTTCGACAGCGAGTCGGTGGACGGCCTTGTGGAATTCCTCGGGACGGCGAGATGA
- a CDS encoding amino acid adenylation domain-containing protein produces MNTAPLGSSLRTLSDVLRHSARQFVERPALSAGPVRLTYAELDRCVDALAARVRAVGIRPGDRVGLSVARGPLALVASAALMRAGCAYVPLDAAHPSRRLRHIVDNAGLHVVVCDESGRAAPDIAALTMLHVDGDDLIPGPFAGAAADDTVPGSGSVAYVMYTSGSTGVPKGVEVTHANVLAMLAGALPLFDFADREVWPLQHAHGFDVSVWEMWAAVAIGATLVAVPRAAQQDPESLAELLLRHRVTRLHIVPSVFHHLAEVVEEEAVNLPLRNVTFCGEALNYRAIQSWTRSQPGPQPAWCNVYGITETTVYNTFKRLTAEEVTRAASATPIGTAYDHSPAVVLDEELRPVAPGRTGEILIGGSQVARGYVDMPELTAERFLQLPDRPGRWYRTGDLAHTDEAGQLHYVGRQDDQVKIRGFRIELGEIDHALRAVPWIGDAAAVVQSTARGEPALAACVVVTEQAADLRDAADDRQNEALLDRLRKELAAVLPDHMLPGRVVCLDRLPLNTNGKTDRRALAEDLSRRS; encoded by the coding sequence GTGAACACCGCACCGCTCGGATCGTCCCTTCGCACGCTGAGCGATGTCCTGCGCCACTCCGCCCGACAGTTCGTCGAACGCCCGGCGTTGTCCGCGGGCCCTGTGCGCCTGACCTATGCCGAGCTCGACCGATGTGTCGACGCCTTGGCCGCCAGAGTGCGTGCGGTGGGGATCCGGCCCGGTGACCGGGTCGGCCTGAGCGTGGCCCGCGGGCCCTTGGCCCTGGTGGCGTCCGCGGCCCTGATGCGCGCCGGCTGCGCCTACGTCCCCCTCGACGCCGCGCATCCGTCCCGGCGGCTGCGCCACATCGTCGACAACGCCGGGCTGCACGTGGTCGTCTGCGACGAGTCCGGTCGTGCCGCACCCGACATCGCGGCGCTGACCATGCTGCACGTCGACGGCGACGACCTGATCCCCGGGCCTTTCGCCGGTGCCGCCGCCGACGACACCGTGCCCGGATCGGGGTCCGTCGCGTACGTGATGTATACCTCCGGCTCCACCGGCGTGCCCAAGGGCGTGGAGGTGACCCACGCCAACGTCCTCGCGATGCTCGCCGGCGCCCTGCCGCTGTTCGACTTCGCCGACCGCGAGGTGTGGCCCCTGCAACACGCCCACGGATTCGACGTCAGCGTGTGGGAGATGTGGGCGGCGGTGGCCATCGGCGCCACCTTGGTCGCGGTTCCACGCGCCGCCCAACAGGACCCCGAATCCCTGGCCGAGCTGCTGCTGCGCCACCGGGTGACACGACTCCACATCGTGCCCAGCGTCTTCCACCACCTCGCCGAAGTCGTGGAGGAGGAGGCGGTGAACCTGCCGCTGCGCAATGTCACCTTCTGCGGCGAGGCACTCAACTACCGGGCCATCCAGTCCTGGACGCGATCCCAGCCCGGACCGCAGCCCGCATGGTGCAACGTCTACGGCATCACCGAGACCACGGTCTACAACACGTTCAAGCGGTTGACGGCCGAGGAAGTGACCCGGGCCGCATCGGCCACCCCCATCGGCACGGCCTACGACCACAGCCCGGCCGTCGTCCTGGACGAGGAACTGAGGCCGGTCGCGCCTGGCCGCACCGGGGAGATCCTCATCGGCGGCAGCCAGGTGGCACGCGGCTATGTCGACATGCCCGAACTGACCGCCGAGCGCTTCCTCCAGCTGCCCGACAGACCGGGCCGCTGGTATCGCACCGGAGACCTCGCCCACACGGACGAGGCCGGGCAACTGCACTACGTCGGACGCCAAGACGACCAGGTCAAGATCCGAGGCTTCCGGATCGAGTTGGGCGAGATCGACCACGCCCTGCGGGCCGTGCCCTGGATCGGCGACGCGGCCGCGGTCGTCCAGAGCACGGCGCGAGGGGAACCGGCCCTGGCCGCGTGCGTCGTCGTCACCGAGCAGGCCGCCGACCTCCGGGACGCTGCGGACGACAGGCAAAACGAGGCGCTCCTGGACCGGCTGCGCAAGGAGTTGGCCGCCGTACTGCCGGATCACATGCTCCCCGGACGCGTCGTCTGCCTGGACCGGCTGCCGCTGAACACCAACGGCAAGACGGACCGGCGCGCCCTGGCGGAAGACCTTTCGCGAAGGAGCTGA
- a CDS encoding penicillin acylase family protein, with translation MNATAPARLRTPDGIVEVASDALDRPVVTAPSWTAAAFGLGWTVARHRREQMDFMRRRSHGRLAEVLGPQAVQADVRQRVLGLAHVARACWELLPMSQRHTLRAYADGVNAAAPNGPGGAWTPVDCIAVTQGVFQALSSDGQDVRMVEVMRRTLPAAVVDFLLDPQDEFAVGIDGTVPDVCRSALPVAELKALMAEPPGPAGPLVVSDGRPIGSNAWAVTDGDTAVLANDMHLELTSPSLMYAARLVVGDTGVTGVTVPGLPAIVAGTNGRIAWGFTRLPADTCELRELTPGSTPGTYRHEGRDRPFTVRRERVSVMGGDDVEVEVRETRWGPVVDQLRGRPLVLSANLTDPTALDFALVGLYESANVAAAADLLNDCGMPPLNAVLADTAADVAWTVTGRHPRRAGGPRGFSDSERDPWPTPRLAPHELPRLVTPPSGHVISCNNGDAAGRTAGLGWNFFPGTRSRRAAAALAAGGPHDEARCGALQLDVDAELYAYYRDLALRYTPERAPVPLRALRDEVLAWRGTSHHDEYGLALLVLFRELLREELFAALTRPCRRYDEAFTYCYNGHERPLRRLLDALAADMVPKPWPGPAALVVGMLGSAKTLLTKRTGSAEPTRWGSVNALAPTPLGGAPVHGGPPGGHAGERGVGLSGCPESLRVTQPDFGAAMRLVVAPARPEDGLLTIPGSPAGTGPVDLDHIARWTQGKTHPLPMREDTPYGDGVRGPGSLRTPTGRTL, from the coding sequence ATGAATGCCACCGCACCCGCTCGGCTACGCACCCCGGACGGCATCGTCGAAGTCGCCTCCGACGCACTCGACCGGCCGGTCGTGACCGCGCCCAGTTGGACGGCCGCCGCGTTCGGCCTCGGATGGACGGTCGCCCGACACCGCCGCGAACAAATGGACTTCATGCGACGCCGCAGCCACGGACGGCTCGCCGAAGTACTCGGTCCTCAAGCCGTGCAGGCCGACGTGCGGCAGCGCGTCTTGGGGCTCGCGCACGTCGCCCGCGCCTGCTGGGAATTGCTGCCCATGTCGCAGCGGCACACTCTGCGGGCGTACGCGGACGGCGTCAACGCCGCCGCACCGAACGGCCCGGGCGGTGCGTGGACACCGGTGGACTGCATCGCGGTCACACAGGGGGTGTTCCAAGCGCTCTCGTCGGACGGACAGGACGTCCGCATGGTCGAGGTGATGCGACGGACGCTGCCAGCGGCCGTCGTGGACTTCCTGCTCGACCCGCAGGACGAGTTCGCCGTCGGCATCGACGGCACGGTGCCCGATGTGTGCCGATCCGCCCTGCCGGTCGCCGAGTTGAAGGCTCTCATGGCCGAACCGCCCGGCCCTGCCGGACCGTTGGTGGTCTCGGACGGCCGCCCGATCGGCAGCAACGCCTGGGCCGTCACCGACGGAGACACCGCCGTCCTCGCCAACGACATGCACCTGGAGCTGACCAGCCCGTCGCTGATGTACGCCGCCCGGCTCGTCGTCGGGGACACCGGTGTCACCGGCGTGACCGTACCCGGCCTGCCCGCGATCGTCGCCGGTACCAACGGTCGAATCGCCTGGGGATTCACCCGGCTCCCGGCCGACACCTGCGAGTTGCGGGAGCTGACCCCGGGCAGCACCCCCGGCACATATCGGCACGAGGGCCGCGACCGGCCTTTCACCGTCCGGCGGGAACGCGTCAGCGTCATGGGCGGTGACGACGTCGAGGTGGAAGTACGCGAGACCCGGTGGGGCCCGGTCGTCGACCAACTGCGCGGCCGACCGCTGGTGTTGAGCGCGAACCTCACCGACCCCACGGCACTCGACTTCGCCCTCGTCGGACTGTACGAGAGCGCGAACGTCGCCGCGGCGGCCGACCTGCTGAACGACTGCGGCATGCCTCCCCTGAACGCCGTTCTCGCGGACACGGCGGCCGACGTCGCCTGGACCGTGACGGGCCGCCATCCGAGGCGTGCGGGGGGACCACGCGGCTTCTCCGACTCGGAACGGGACCCGTGGCCGACGCCACGCCTCGCCCCCCACGAGCTGCCGCGGCTGGTGACACCACCGAGCGGACACGTGATCAGCTGCAACAACGGGGACGCGGCCGGTCGAACCGCGGGCCTCGGCTGGAACTTCTTCCCCGGCACCCGGTCCCGCCGCGCCGCCGCGGCGCTCGCCGCGGGCGGACCCCACGACGAGGCTCGCTGCGGCGCGCTGCAACTCGATGTGGACGCCGAGCTGTACGCGTACTACCGCGACCTGGCGCTTCGATACACGCCCGAGCGCGCTCCCGTGCCGCTGCGCGCTCTGCGCGACGAGGTCCTGGCCTGGCGCGGCACCTCGCACCACGACGAGTACGGTCTCGCCCTGCTCGTGTTGTTCCGGGAACTGCTGCGCGAGGAGCTGTTCGCCGCCCTGACCCGTCCCTGCCGGCGGTACGACGAGGCCTTCACCTACTGCTACAACGGCCACGAACGGCCTCTGCGTCGACTCCTCGACGCCTTGGCCGCGGACATGGTGCCGAAGCCTTGGCCCGGGCCGGCCGCGTTGGTGGTGGGCATGCTCGGCAGCGCCAAGACACTGCTGACCAAGCGCACCGGCAGCGCCGAGCCCACCCGTTGGGGGAGCGTGAACGCCCTCGCGCCGACACCCCTGGGCGGTGCGCCGGTCCACGGCGGCCCGCCGGGAGGCCACGCGGGTGAACGCGGCGTCGGACTGTCCGGTTGCCCGGAGAGCCTGCGGGTCACACAACCCGACTTCGGCGCGGCCATGCGCCTGGTCGTCGCACCTGCCCGTCCCGAGGACGGTCTGCTGACCATCCCTGGAAGCCCCGCCGGCACCGGCCCCGTAGACCTCGACCACATCGCCCGTTGGACACAGGGCAAGACGCACCCCCTGCCGATGCGCGAGGACACGCCGTACGGCGACGGCGTACGCGGGCCTGGGTCGCTCCGCACCCCGACAGGGAGGACCCTGTGA
- a CDS encoding condensation domain-containing protein, giving the protein MDTGPVPHGRRDARTVADFARRFWQDLLHVPDVDDDAHFFALGGHSMLATRLMSRMRKALDADLPAGLIFDHPVFADFVTRTIAALGEDSAPADERPRTSGRVTGPVSPQQERLLRIEDALGPSPVHSIVVPVALDSPVDGAALRLALHALLTRHGALRLAFPTPDGGGAHQQVIVPPWAPADVELVERDMPVSIEGQAEDAAILKDVRLAHLKPFDLMRGNLLRAQLFRRRHAADLLVLHLHHLAVDGVSQTVLLDDLAEAYTQLVTEGRVHMDNSDALTHIDYALHRGGRQGDMAADSRRHWTRVARDLAADLAAAAEPAPRGMRYVRRGAELDTSVLHGLHAWAGTEGATDFVVATAAVATALAALLGRRHVGIGTLLDNRAHAAHERTVGPFANSTLLAVPVPDGATPRDIVRATQAQLAEARRCADSPLDDLLGPPCAAVGLCPDDLVDAVVAFDRPYRAPAESALRMSPLYDHGDLLVPSALGPRLSVTLFAHDTGTLRITVEHTEDPADPQRPDAVLSALVDTLRLFAEAPDATVAPSPAAVPR; this is encoded by the coding sequence ATGGACACAGGCCCCGTGCCGCACGGGCGACGCGACGCCCGTACGGTGGCCGACTTCGCCCGCCGATTCTGGCAGGACCTCCTGCACGTCCCCGACGTCGACGACGACGCACACTTCTTCGCGCTCGGTGGCCACTCGATGCTCGCCACCCGTCTGATGTCCCGCATGCGCAAGGCACTTGACGCCGATCTGCCCGCCGGACTCATCTTCGATCATCCGGTCTTCGCCGACTTCGTCACTCGAACGATCGCCGCGCTCGGCGAGGACTCGGCCCCCGCCGACGAACGGCCGCGCACCTCGGGCCGCGTCACAGGTCCGGTGTCGCCCCAGCAGGAGCGGCTGCTGCGCATCGAGGATGCCCTCGGGCCCTCACCGGTCCACAGCATCGTCGTGCCCGTCGCCCTGGATTCGCCCGTCGACGGCGCTGCCCTGCGGCTCGCGCTGCACGCGTTGCTCACTCGGCACGGCGCGCTGCGCCTGGCCTTCCCCACGCCCGACGGAGGCGGCGCACACCAGCAGGTGATCGTTCCACCTTGGGCGCCCGCCGACGTCGAACTGGTGGAGCGGGACATGCCCGTGAGCATCGAAGGGCAGGCCGAGGACGCGGCCATCCTCAAGGACGTACGCCTCGCGCACCTCAAGCCGTTCGACCTCATGCGGGGCAACCTGCTGCGCGCCCAGCTGTTCCGCCGCCGTCATGCGGCCGACCTGCTCGTGCTGCATCTCCACCACCTGGCCGTCGACGGCGTGTCACAAACGGTCCTCCTCGACGACCTCGCCGAGGCCTACACGCAGTTGGTCACCGAAGGCCGTGTCCACATGGACAACAGCGACGCCCTCACCCACATCGACTACGCCCTGCACCGCGGAGGCCGACAGGGTGACATGGCGGCCGACTCCCGCCGCCACTGGACGCGCGTGGCTCGTGATCTCGCAGCAGACCTGGCCGCCGCCGCGGAACCCGCTCCGCGCGGCATGCGGTATGTGCGCCGCGGTGCCGAACTGGACACCTCCGTGCTGCACGGGCTGCACGCATGGGCCGGCACCGAGGGCGCCACCGACTTCGTCGTGGCGACCGCCGCCGTCGCCACCGCACTTGCCGCTCTCCTGGGCCGCCGGCACGTCGGCATCGGCACCCTGCTCGACAACCGAGCGCACGCCGCCCACGAGCGCACCGTCGGGCCCTTCGCGAACAGCACACTGCTCGCCGTACCGGTGCCCGATGGCGCGACACCGCGCGACATCGTGCGGGCCACGCAGGCCCAGCTCGCCGAGGCTCGCCGGTGCGCCGACAGCCCACTGGACGACCTGCTCGGGCCACCCTGCGCCGCAGTGGGGCTGTGCCCCGACGACCTGGTGGACGCGGTGGTCGCCTTCGACCGGCCATACCGGGCCCCCGCCGAATCCGCCCTGCGGATGTCGCCGCTGTACGACCACGGAGACCTCCTGGTGCCCTCCGCGCTCGGCCCGCGGCTGAGCGTCACCCTGTTCGCCCACGACACCGGAACACTGAGGATCACCGTCGAACACACGGAAGATCCCGCAGACCCCCAGAGGCCGGACGCGGTCCTGAGCGCCCTCGTGGACACCCTGCGACTGTTCGCCGAAGCGCCTGACGCGACCGTCGCACCGTCCCCTGCGGCGGTGCCGCGATGA
- a CDS encoding thioesterase II family protein encodes MPTRDDTHHGSATATGLWFPAPPAPGDCAVRLLCLPYAGGSPVMYRTWDKALAGTADVLPLCLPGRAHRWGEPLEHDLHRIADDVAEATAPLQKDLPLALFGYSLGALLAFEVARGLARRGRPPLLLIVAACAPPRECGALSPKHTLPDEEFIALLREMGATPQAILDNEEMLSLLLPMLRSDFALADRYRHTPGPVLSTPIVALAGRDDPEAGPEVMAGWARETQQPLRRLDLDGGHLFIEEDQPTVIALVRAALRTALAHKER; translated from the coding sequence GTGCCTACGCGTGACGACACCCACCACGGCTCGGCCACCGCGACGGGCCTGTGGTTCCCCGCCCCTCCCGCCCCCGGCGACTGCGCCGTACGCCTGCTGTGCCTGCCCTACGCGGGGGGCTCACCCGTCATGTACCGCACCTGGGACAAGGCACTCGCGGGCACCGCGGACGTGCTCCCGCTGTGCCTGCCGGGCAGGGCCCATCGGTGGGGCGAGCCGCTCGAGCACGACCTGCACCGGATCGCCGACGACGTGGCCGAGGCCACCGCCCCGCTGCAGAAGGACCTGCCGCTGGCACTGTTCGGGTACAGCCTGGGCGCACTCCTGGCCTTCGAGGTCGCGCGGGGCCTGGCCCGACGAGGCCGCCCTCCGCTCCTCCTCATCGTCGCGGCCTGCGCACCGCCGCGTGAGTGCGGGGCGCTGTCCCCCAAACACACCCTGCCGGACGAGGAGTTCATCGCTCTGCTGCGAGAGATGGGGGCGACTCCCCAGGCCATCCTCGACAACGAGGAGATGCTTTCCCTGCTGCTTCCGATGCTGCGATCCGACTTCGCGCTGGCCGACCGCTATCGCCACACGCCCGGCCCCGTCCTGTCCACGCCCATCGTCGCCTTGGCGGGGCGCGACGACCCCGAGGCCGGACCCGAGGTGATGGCCGGCTGGGCCCGCGAAACGCAGCAGCCCCTGCGCCGACTCGACCTGGACGGCGGTCATCTGTTCATCGAGGAGGACCAGCCGACGGTCATCGCGCTGGTGCGGGCCGCGCTGCGCACCGCACTGGCACACAAAGAGCGCTGA